CCGGTCCAAAATCGAGGTCGTTTCCGACAGCATCAATATTGGAGATAACATCCATGCATGAGCCAATAAGGGTTGCTCCCTTGATCGGATTGGTCTTTTTCCCATTCTCTATCATGTAGGCCTCGCGGCATGTGAAATTAAAAACACCTGTTATCGGATTAACACTTCCTCCGCTGAGACTCTGAACATAAATTCCTTTTTTGGTTGATGCGAGAATATCTGCAGGATTATCCTTGCCCGAATCAATAAAAGTATTTGTCATTCTCGGGATAGGAATGTATCTGAAAGATTCCCGCCTTCCGTTACCTGTCCTTGCCATCGATAGTTGTTTTGCACTCAGAACATCTGTCATGTAGCCTTTAAGAACACCGTTTTCAATAAGAACATTGCGTTGTGCAACAGTTCCTTCGTCGTCGTAATTTATAGTTCCTCTGAAGTTCGGCAGGGTGCCGTCGTCAACCATAGTAAAACAGTCGCTTGCTACTTTTTGTCCTACTTTACCTGTGAAAGCACCTATTCCTTTTGCAATATTATCGGCTTCAAGCGGGTGACCCACTGCTTCATGCACCAGAACACCGCCCCATCCGTTTTGCATTACAACATCCATCATGCCGGCAGGAGCATCTTCGGCAGCAAGCATTGCTATAGCTTCACGGGAAGCATTTCTCGCTATTTTCTCTGCAGCCTCATTATCAAACATCTCAAATCCCGAGTGGTTGCTTAAGCGTTCGCGGGCCATATGCCTTGCCTTTCCATCATCACTCATCGACTGAACAATGAAGAAAAGAAGCGGCAACTCATCCCTCAGATAAACTCCTTCACTTGTGGCGATTACT
The nucleotide sequence above comes from Bacteroidales bacterium. Encoded proteins:
- a CDS encoding TldD/PmbA family protein — encoded protein: MKMEQQTVRDIPRRKFLELSLKGGLLIAATPALMSQLISCQSGAKVASGLDMDREMLSRIIAKALEKGGDFADVYLENRVSRQIVMEESKFKSGLYGISQGAGVRVISGNKTGYAYTDEITEEKLLRAAEVASYVARNGNIIKPVNVTETKFPSFVTVNQPLAEIADEKRIEIIRRADQAAKDYDPRIKMAMVDYYDETRGRVIATSEGVYLRDELPLLFFIVQSMSDDGKARHMARERLSNHSGFEMFDNEAAEKIARNASREAIAMLAAEDAPAGMMDVVMQNGWGGVLVHEAVGHPLEADNIAKGIGAFTGKVGQKVASDCFTMVDDGTLPNFRGTINYDDEGTVAQRNVLIENGVLKGYMTDVLSAKQLSMARTGNGRRESFRYIPIPRMTNTFIDSGKDNPADILASTKKGIYVQSLSGGSVNPITGVFNFTCREAYMIENGKKTNPIKGATLIGSCMDVISNIDAVGNDLDFGPGICGKGQAAEVSAGQPTVRIRGINVGGSKA